ACGCGCCAACCACGGCGAGGAAATTTTGATCATGCGCGGCAACGAGATCTATGCCCGTATCGGCCCGGCCGACGGCGGCAAGCGCCCCTTCGGCCTGCTGCGCCAGCGCGGCCTGCCGGACAACCTGTTCGACGAGGTCGATACCGAACAGGCAGCGATCGACGCCGGCGACTTCAACGACGACCTCGGCGTCTGGCAGGGCAGGCCGGCCGACCGAGAGCCCAAGCGATGAAGGTTTTGCTCGACAGCCACGCCGTGTACTGGTGGACGATCGGCAGCGACCGGCTGTCCGACAAGGCTCGGGCGTTGATCGAAGACAAGGCCAACACCGTCCTGGTCAGCGCCGTCTCCTTCTACGAACTCGACAACAAGATGAGGCTGAAGAAGCTCGATCTGAAGCCGCAGGAATTGCGCGCCACGGTCACCGCCAGCGGCCTGCAGACGCTGGCGATCACCGATCTGCATGCCGAGTTGGCGGCCGCCTTCGACTGGGATCACCGCGATCCCTGGGATCGCATTCTCGCCGCCCAGACGCGGCTGGAGCATTGCACCTTCGTCTCCACCGACGTCGCGTTCGACACGGTGCTGCATGAACGGGTCTGGTGAGAGGCAATAGCGATGAAGATTTTTGCGGATATTCCCGAAGCGGCCGAACAATTTGAAGAGCTGGTTGATCTCGCCCGGCGCAACGGACGAGGTCGTCATCTGCCGTGCCGGGCGGCCCATCGCCGTCCTGACGGCGGTCTCGAAGCCCGGCCAGGGGACGATGGACGATTTTTTGGCACTGGTGGCCGCGGGGCGCCCGCGGATCGCTGACCAGACTGCCAACCACGATGATTTCCATGACGAGAACGGGCTGGTGCAATGAGCGGCGCGTCATCAAGTTCGATCGAAAGACGCGCCGACGAACTTGATTCTATCGCCGCCATACTGCCAATCGATCGCCGCGACAAACTCGCCCTGACCCATCAGGACATTGGGACGCTCAAGCACCTCGTCAGCGAGGGCACGGGGGAGAACACGCTGCGGGCGCTGACCTCCGATCTTGCCTATTTGGAAGCCTGGTCGCTCGCGACGATGGGGAGCCCCCTCCTCTGGTCGGCGCCGGAAGCGCTGCTGTTGGAATTAGTCACCCATCATCTGTGGGACCCAGCGAAACGGCAGAGCGATTCCGATCGTGGCATGCCGGCCGGCCGAATCGCCCCGACTGTCAGCACAAATCTTGTCATCTATCTCCGGTTGCCATTAGCAAGGTAATCCCGTAAAGATTACAGATGCGCAATGATAGGTGAGCCGCTAGGATGGAGACGAATCCCACCGAAGGCTTTGATGCGGCTTTGACACTGACCGATACTCTCGACCATCTGCCGGCCAACAAAAGGCGTGGGCTCGCGCGCGTTTTGGAAGTCATTTTTCCGAAGTCGAGCAATTCCGCGCCACCAAACTGTCGGCGAGACGTGCCGGCAGCCAGATCCTGAAGGTCATCCTCTATGGTTCTTATGCCCGCGGCGACTGGGTGGAGGATCGCTCAAGCGGCTACCGCTCCGATTACGACATTCTGATCGTTGTCAATTCCGAGGCCTTCGCGCAAGAGCAGGAACTGTGGCTCGGCCTGGATGAGAGGCTCCTCCGAGACCAGATCGCCCATCGGATCGAAACGCCGGTCATCCCGATCGTCCACAGTTTGCATGATGTCAACGACCAGTTGTCGCGCGGCCGGCCCTTTTTCGTCGATATCGCAAGAGACGGCAAGGTCCTCTATGAGGAGGAAGGCCATCCACTGGCCGAGCCGAAGCCTCTCACTAGGGAACAGGCGAACACCGAGGCGCAGCAGTATTTTGATCAGTGGTTTCAAAGTGCATTGCATCGCTTCGATCTCGCACGAACCGGCATTGAGCGCGGATACAACAACGACGCTGCCTTTGATCTTCATCAGACCACTGAACGGCTTTATCATTGCTTCCTGCTGACACTCACGCTCTACAGCCCGAAATCACATCGCATCAAAGTCTTGCGTTCGAAAGCCGAGGAGATCGACAAGCGGCTGATCGCAGCTTGGCCGCGAGACAACCGGCTCGCCCGCCGGCACTTCCAGCTCCTGTCGCGCGCCTATGTCGAGGCGCGATATTCGCCGAACTACGAGATCAGTTCACAGGACCTCGCATGGCTGGTCGAGCGGGTGAAGGTTCTTCAGCAAACGGTTGAGTCAGTATGCAGAGAGAAGTTAGAGGATGCGGGTTAGCAGGAAGAAGTTATCGCGGCGGCCGAGGCGATCACGCCAGCGAAACGTGGAAAGCCTATGCTTCCGCGGCGATCGAGCAGCGGCTTTCAGCGCTGACCTAGAGCTATTATCAGCGCGGCACGCCGCTCGACCGCAAGGATCGCGATTTCGCCACCGTGTTCATCGGCATCCGCAACACCCACGCCGCCCCTACTCGATTGAGGAAGCGGTTCTGCCCGAACACCTGCTTGCTATGCTGGAGACACTTCCTCGAGGCACGCTGCCGGGCCTGCGCGACCGGGCGATGCTGGTGATCGGCTTTGCGCGGGCTGCACGTTCCGAGATCGTCGGGCTCGACTTCGACCGTGACCAGACGCAGGACAGTCGCGGCTGGGTTGCCCATGTCGCCGTTAAGAACGTCCGATAACGTTGCATTATCCGACGTTATTTGATGCGGTCGTACGCTTAAGGTAGAAACCGTCCAAAAGGTAGAACAATGGGGTCTGTCGTGTCTCTCAACATCAAGAACCCGGCCACCGTCGCCCTTGCCGATGAACTTGCCCGCCGCCAGGGCATCAGCAAGACCGCAGCCATTCATCAGGCCCTCACCGAACGCCTGCATCGCCTGGGATATAGCGATATGGCGCAGGAGCGTCTGCTTGGCGACGTGCGGGCCATCCGCGAACGTGTGGCGCGATTGCCAGAGCTCCACAATCGCAGCGACGAAGACATCGTCGGCTATGACGAGAACGGCATTCCGAACTGATGGTGATCGACACCTCCGCCATAGTCGCAATCCTGCGCAACGAGCCAGAGGCATTGCGGCTGGAACGCAACCTAGTTGCCGATCCGCCTGGTCCCCGCCACCTGTGTGCTGGAGGCGCGGATGATGCTTGTCAGCCGGCGTGGTGAGCATGCGCTGGCTGAGATCGACCTCTGGCTGAGGAAAACCGAAGCGGAGATTATTCCGGTCGATGGCGATCTCGTGGATCTGGCGACGCAAGCCAGGCTGAGCTACGGCAAAGGCCAGCACCCGGCAGGTTTGATTTTTTACCGATTGTTTCTCCTACGCGCTGGCAAAACGCGCCGATGTAGCCCTGCTGTTCATCGGCAACGACTTTTCCCAGACCGATGCAGAGGCGGCGTGATGACCCGCGACACGGATCTCGATCACGGTCGCACGGATCGCATCCCCTCCCCCCACCTCACCGTCGGCATCCAATCTGCCGGCGCACCTACAAGAGCTCCCCGAGCGCGCCCGCGCTGGATCAGATTATGCCCCAAGCCCGGTAGCGGCCACGGCCGGTGAATTCGCGGATACCGATCTCGTTGATCAAGTTCAGCGCGCCGCGCTGCGTGACACCAAGCTCGCGGGCAACCATAGCGGCCGACACCATTGGGCGCGACAGGACGAAATCGGCAAGCTGCGGCAGGCTGCTGTTCGACCGGCGACCGCGAAAGCGCAACTCCATCTGCGTGCGCGCGAGCGACAGGCGATCGATCTCCTTGAGGCCGGCGGCGGCACTCTCCCGCATCGCACCGAGAAAGGCCTGCAGACGCGTCAGCCGATCACGCGAGCGCCGGCGCTCATGGCGGATCTGCTTCAGCCCGATGTGAAAAGAAAAGAGATGCGAGGCGACCTTGCCTCTGGCACGCAGGTTGCTGCCGATCAGCAGGCCGCCGAGCCAATGCTGACGGCGCAACGGTTCGATCCGCTCCCAGGCGTCGAAAAGAATCGCAGCCGCCAGACTGGGCGGCAGCTCATCGGCGAACGGGATCAGACCGCGCCATTCCTGCAGCCGTTCCTCCTCGTTCCATTCGTCATCGTCGAACAGGCCGAGCGGATCGTCATCCCGCTTCGAGGGTGCAGCCTCCGCCGGCTCCTCCACGACAGTCTTGCCCGCATGCCGGTCGAGAAGCCTCTGCGAACGGGCGAGCAAAGCGTCGAGCTCGGCGATTTCGGCGGCGAGCGGTGCTTCGTCATCCTCATCATCAGCTTCGCTCTCGGAAGGCGCAAAGGCTCCCGCCTCCGGCACGCTCTCCTCCCCTTCCAACGTGCTGGCGGTCAGCACGCCGAGACCTGTCGGGCTGAGCGCCCAACCAGGATCGGCCGTCTCGATCCGCCGCCGTGTGCGCAGGACGGAATGGGCGATCGTCAGCTCGTGGCTCGGCGCGCGGCTGTCCATATGGGCGTCATGCAGGACGAGATCTTCGACATGCACGAGATCGCCCGCCACCCACAGTGCGCCGGCCGCGTCGAAGAAATGACTGCGCTCGGCAAAGCCTTGCCCTACCGGCGAACGCCCCGCCCGCTCATCGAGGCGCGCCAGAGCATCCTCGGCCGCGGCGATGGCCGGAAGCAGCGTCTGGAGCGTTGCGGCATCAATATCATAGTGCATTGTTAGGCTTAATGGATTCTCACAAAGGGAAGCGAAACCCGCATTACCTTCCGTCAGTTATCGCATGACGGAGACATACGAACAACGTCATGACGGGCAAGCTCAAGGTTTTCACCCGGTTTTCCGATGGATCATTGGCCGGTATCGATTGAACGGCATAGGCGGACGAAGCAATCGCTCGCCTGTCGGGTGAAGCCGAGCCATCCACCAAGGCACTTCCTCGCGATCCGGTTCGGCTCCGATTAACCGTGCGCCTTGCAGTTTATTTTACAGCGCTCGGCTTCCCGGCTCTGTAAGCCTCGTAAAGCTCATCGAGGCGGCCTGAGAGATAGGCGCCAAAATCCGGCGCATCGCCAGTCTTCAGCGCGATCGTGAAGGACGTACCGGTGCTTTTGATACGACCGGCGATCTTGCCGCCGTTCGCAGGCTTCCAGTCGTATTCCGTGCTCTCGGGCTTCGCCTCTTCCTTCTTGGAAAGCTCGGCAATAATCAGTTCGAAACGGCGATCACTCTCCACAGCATTGAAAGTGGAGGATGCAACCAGCTTGGTCAGGCGCGAGACGGCGGCATCGGTCCAATCCTGGGCAAGCGCCATCCATCGCCTGCGGCCGATGCCGGGAGCAGCGCCGACAGCCTGGATGATATCGGCAGGGATAGTTTTCGCCACGGAAATGAGCTTCGACAGTTCCGTTTTGTCGGTCGAGAGTGCCTTCATGATGACGGGACGGTCGAACTTCTTCAGTTCGAGATTGAGCGCAAAGACGGCCCGCTCGATATAGGACAGATTGCGCCGCGCCGAGTTTTCAATGCCCTGGGCAATGACGAGATCGGTATCGTCGAGCTTGCGGATGACCGCCTGCACCTTGCGGCCGAGCAGCTTCACGGCCTGAAGGCGACGATGGCCATAGGCTACCTGATAGCGCCCATCATGATGCGGATTGCGCCGCACGAGGATCGGCACTTCCTGACCGTTTTCGGCAATAGACTGGACGAGTTCGTCTTCCATATCGAGCGGCTCGTCGCCGAGGCGATCGCGAATGAAGGAGGAATCGATCAGATCAGGATCGAGTTCGACAACATGTTCGCCTGAAAGCAGGGCCTCTTCCATCGCCCTGCTCTCCTCCTCCATACGGCCGAGCGTCAGCGCCATGGTGCGCACCGGACCGGCGGCTCCGCGCACGGATGTTTCCTCGAAGTTGGCCGCGGCCAACTCCTGCGCCGTATCAGTGAACAATCCCTTCAGTCGATCTCGTCGGCTCATATGCGACCCCATGCTTTATGGATGCTGGTTAGAATTTCGCCATTGGCGGCGTTAACCGATTCCAGTGCCCGGTCATAAGTGGAGCGGCGAACCTGCCCCTTTTCAATTTCGTAGAGGGTCTGCTTGGTCAGACCTGCATCGGCGATCGCCGTCGACTTCAGGATCGTCGCCGTCAAGACATCATCGCCGAAGAGACTGCGCAACAGTGCCACGATCTGCGATTGCGGTCCGTCGAAAGGCTCATGGCGGGTAACGACATATTTGATGAAATCGTGCTGCAAGTCACCGCCGGCCTTGCGCACGACCGACAGAAGGTCTGATGTCATCAGCAGGAATTGCGACATGGAGGCGACATCGACCATCTGCGGATGAACGGTGATCAACAATGACGTGGCGGCGCAGACGGCACCAAGCGTGAGGTAGCCGAGTTGCGGCGGGCAATCGATGACGACAATATCATAGTCCCCTTCGACTTCCGCGATTGCATTGCCGACACGACGGAAGAACAGCTCTTCCGGCTTCTGGCGCTCATTCAGCGCACGCGGCGTTTCATGCTCGAACTCCATCAGCTCGAGATTGCCGGGGACCAGATCCAGACCATCGAAATAGGTCTTGCGGATGATATCCTTCAGCGGACGCCGCTGCGCATCGTA
The window above is part of the Rhizobium sp. WYJ-E13 genome. Proteins encoded here:
- a CDS encoding type II toxin-antitoxin system Phd/YefM family antitoxin, encoding MPQTSYKISEARKNFAEVLERANHGEEILIMRGNEIYARIGPADGGKRPFGLLRQRGLPDNLFDEVDTEQAAIDAGDFNDDLGVWQGRPADREPKR
- a CDS encoding type II toxin-antitoxin system VapC family toxin, whose protein sequence is MKVLLDSHAVYWWTIGSDRLSDKARALIEDKANTVLVSAVSFYELDNKMRLKKLDLKPQELRATVTASGLQTLAITDLHAELAAAFDWDHRDPWDRILAAQTRLEHCTFVSTDVAFDTVLHERVW
- a CDS encoding prevent-host-death family protein, producing the protein MISPGATDEVVICRAGRPIAVLTAVSKPGQGTMDDFLALVAAGRPRIADQTANHDDFHDENGLVQ
- a CDS encoding HEPN domain-containing protein: MEDRSSGYRSDYDILIVVNSEAFAQEQELWLGLDERLLRDQIAHRIETPVIPIVHSLHDVNDQLSRGRPFFVDIARDGKVLYEEEGHPLAEPKPLTREQANTEAQQYFDQWFQSALHRFDLARTGIERGYNNDAAFDLHQTTERLYHCFLLTLTLYSPKSHRIKVLRSKAEEIDKRLIAAWPRDNRLARRHFQLLSRAYVEARYSPNYEISSQDLAWLVERVKVLQQTVESVCREKLEDAG
- a CDS encoding type II toxin-antitoxin system VapB family antitoxin, encoding MSLNIKNPATVALADELARRQGISKTAAIHQALTERLHRLGYSDMAQERLLGDVRAIRERVARLPELHNRSDEDIVGYDENGIPN
- a CDS encoding RHE_PE00001 family protein yields the protein MHYDIDAATLQTLLPAIAAAEDALARLDERAGRSPVGQGFAERSHFFDAAGALWVAGDLVHVEDLVLHDAHMDSRAPSHELTIAHSVLRTRRRIETADPGWALSPTGLGVLTASTLEGEESVPEAGAFAPSESEADDEDDEAPLAAEIAELDALLARSQRLLDRHAGKTVVEEPAEAAPSKRDDDPLGLFDDDEWNEEERLQEWRGLIPFADELPPSLAAAILFDAWERIEPLRRQHWLGGLLIGSNLRARGKVASHLFSFHIGLKQIRHERRRSRDRLTRLQAFLGAMRESAAAGLKEIDRLSLARTQMELRFRGRRSNSSLPQLADFVLSRPMVSAAMVARELGVTQRGALNLINEIGIREFTGRGRYRAWGII
- the repB gene encoding plasmid partitioning protein RepB — encoded protein: MSRRDRLKGLFTDTAQELAAANFEETSVRGAAGPVRTMALTLGRMEEESRAMEEALLSGEHVVELDPDLIDSSFIRDRLGDEPLDMEDELVQSIAENGQEVPILVRRNPHHDGRYQVAYGHRRLQAVKLLGRKVQAVIRKLDDTDLVIAQGIENSARRNLSYIERAVFALNLELKKFDRPVIMKALSTDKTELSKLISVAKTIPADIIQAVGAAPGIGRRRWMALAQDWTDAAVSRLTKLVASSTFNAVESDRRFELIIAELSKKEEAKPESTEYDWKPANGGKIAGRIKSTGTSFTIALKTGDAPDFGAYLSGRLDELYEAYRAGKPSAVK
- the repA gene encoding plasmid partitioning protein RepA: MDNISVSTTDVRIERHATQLSRQLKLLRERLFPPLSQKTLRTFTSGEAAQMIGVSDGYLRQLSLDGKGPQPDVSQNGRRSYTLGQINELRQHMAKIKPKDMLSYLPWRRDGEKLQTIAITNFKGGSAKTTTTLYLAQHLALEGYRVLAIDLDPQASLSSLLGVQPEFDLGDGDTLYGAIRYDAQRRPLKDIIRKTYFDGLDLVPGNLELMEFEHETPRALNERQKPEELFFRRVGNAIAEVEGDYDIVVIDCPPQLGYLTLGAVCAATSLLITVHPQMVDVASMSQFLLMTSDLLSVVRKAGGDLQHDFIKYVVTRHEPFDGPQSQIVALLRSLFGDDVLTATILKSTAIADAGLTKQTLYEIEKGQVRRSTYDRALESVNAANGEILTSIHKAWGRI